The following are from one region of the Halarcobacter sp. genome:
- the argH gene encoding argininosuccinate lyase codes for MSNQNNQILKNTNAQILDEFNASIMFDKELYAQDITGSIAHSKMLCNQGILTKDEQEAIEKGLLQVKDEIESGQFKFSLETEDIHMAVESRLTEIIGEPGKRLHTARSRNDQVATDFRLYVQDKTESIKAQLKELIEVFVEVANKHTTTLIPGMTHLQHAQPLNFGYHLLAYANMFKRDFERFESSYKRNNFSPLGSAALAGTPHNIDRFLSSEILGFDAPTPHAMDTVSDRDFALEILFNISTCMMHVSRISEELVTWSSYEFQFVRMSDEYATTSSIMPQKKNPDVPELLRGKTGRVYGNLISLLTVMKGLPLAYNKDTQEDKEGVFDSVKTVEISIKILTEVIRTMIVNVDKMEAACKIGHLSATDLADFLVQKQNMPFRTAYYITKDVVATANSLNKDISELTLDEIRSANEELKNIDEEILMYLDLRNSMNARISFGGTSTIQTVEQIKVFEEWLKKV; via the coding sequence ATGTCAAATCAAAATAATCAAATACTTAAAAATACTAATGCTCAAATTTTAGATGAATTTAACGCTTCAATAATGTTTGACAAAGAGTTATATGCACAGGATATTACAGGTTCAATTGCCCATTCCAAAATGCTTTGTAATCAAGGGATATTAACAAAAGATGAACAAGAAGCAATAGAAAAAGGACTTTTACAAGTTAAAGATGAGATTGAATCGGGTCAATTTAAGTTTTCTTTAGAAACAGAAGATATTCATATGGCAGTTGAGAGTAGATTAACTGAAATTATTGGAGAACCTGGAAAAAGACTTCATACGGCAAGAAGTAGAAATGACCAAGTGGCTACTGATTTTAGACTATATGTACAAGATAAAACTGAAAGTATAAAAGCTCAACTAAAAGAACTTATTGAAGTTTTTGTTGAAGTTGCAAATAAACATACAACAACTTTAATCCCTGGTATGACACACTTACAACATGCTCAACCTTTAAATTTTGGATATCATCTATTAGCATATGCAAATATGTTTAAAAGAGATTTTGAAAGATTTGAAAGCTCTTATAAAAGAAACAATTTTTCACCATTAGGAAGTGCTGCCTTAGCTGGAACACCTCACAATATTGACAGATTCTTAAGTAGTGAAATACTTGGCTTTGATGCTCCAACACCACATGCAATGGATACTGTTAGTGATAGAGATTTTGCTTTAGAGATTTTATTTAATATTTCAACTTGTATGATGCATGTTAGTAGAATATCTGAGGAGTTAGTTACTTGGTCTTCTTATGAGTTCCAATTTGTAAGAATGAGTGATGAATATGCAACAACAAGTTCAATTATGCCACAAAAAAAGAATCCTGATGTACCAGAACTATTAAGAGGTAAAACAGGTAGAGTTTATGGAAATTTAATCTCTCTTCTTACAGTTATGAAAGGTTTACCACTAGCTTATAATAAAGATACACAAGAAGATAAAGAGGGTGTTTTTGATTCAGTTAAAACTGTAGAAATATCTATAAAAATTTTAACAGAAGTTATTAGAACAATGATTGTAAATGTTGATAAAATGGAAGCTGCTTGTAAAATTGGACATTTAAGTGCAACAGATTTAGCAGATTTTTTAGTTCAAAAACAAAATATGCCATTTAGAACAGCTTATTATATTACAAAAGATGTAGTTGCAACTGCAAACTCTTTAAATAAAGATATAAGTGAATTAACTTTAGATGAAATTAGAAGTGCAAATGAAGAGTTGAAAAATATTGATGAAGAGATACTTATGTATCTTGATTTAAGAAACTCAATGAATGCAAGAATATCATTTGGTGGTACATCAACTATTCAAACAGTAGAACAAATAAAAGTATTTGAGGAATGGTTAAAAAAAGTGTAA
- a CDS encoding response regulator, translated as MSGINSVEQMTQGHLRNVQQLAVFYTGHNNIYAINIAKVKAFIITEEVTINDTPTNTDVIAGIATIRGEPVTLVNLDAWLGHKKLDVKDYKLIIYCEFNHKKVGFLIKDMLDIVEKTTDELRHSEETNSKITYTTYVKVHNKDELCTVFNAEQMLKDLGWVDDGEDVLNKYVESAFNTSKVILAAEDSNVAREVLTKFFKKAKAHYEIYINGAQLLNRVQELDPQDIGLIITDIEMPEADGFQVATFIKTNDEYSHIPIVVNSSMTTDAVKNKMISIGVEDFIGKTDIQALYQAVKQHLLQ; from the coding sequence ATGAGTGGTATCAATAGTGTTGAACAAATGACTCAAGGTCATTTAAGAAACGTTCAGCAATTAGCTGTATTTTACACTGGTCACAATAATATTTATGCAATTAATATTGCAAAAGTAAAAGCATTTATAATTACAGAAGAAGTAACTATCAATGATACTCCAACTAATACAGATGTTATTGCTGGAATAGCGACGATTAGAGGTGAACCTGTTACACTAGTTAACCTAGATGCATGGTTAGGGCATAAAAAACTTGATGTAAAAGATTACAAGCTAATTATATACTGTGAGTTTAATCATAAAAAAGTTGGTTTTTTAATTAAAGACATGCTTGATATTGTAGAAAAAACTACAGATGAATTAAGACATTCAGAAGAAACTAATTCAAAAATCACATATACAACATATGTTAAGGTTCATAATAAAGATGAACTTTGTACAGTATTTAATGCTGAGCAAATGTTAAAAGATTTAGGTTGGGTTGATGATGGAGAAGATGTATTAAATAAATATGTTGAGTCTGCATTTAACACTTCAAAAGTAATTTTAGCAGCTGAAGATTCAAATGTTGCAAGGGAAGTTTTAACTAAATTTTTCAAAAAAGCAAAAGCTCACTATGAAATCTATATTAATGGTGCACAACTACTTAACAGAGTTCAAGAATTAGATCCACAAGATATTGGACTAATTATAACAGATATTGAGATGCCAGAAGCAGATGGATTCCAAGTTGCAACATTTATTAAAACAAATGATGAATATAGTCATATTCCAATTGTTGTTAACTCTTCTATGACAACTGATGCAGTAAAAAATAAAATGATATCAATTGGAGTTGAAGACTTTATTGGTAAAACTGATATCCAAGCTCTTTATCAAGCTGTAAAACAACACCTACTTCAATAA
- a CDS encoding tRNA threonylcarbamoyladenosine dehydratase — MQRYDRTLKLFGEENFKKFQNTKLILLGVGGVGSFALDSLYNTGITNITIVDFDTYEESNMNRQLGSHGNIGKVKVDSLKEKYPEVTAINEKITPEWIDNFDFSQYDLILDAIDDIKPKVHLIQKYYTKVITTSGSAKRLDPSKIEYKSIWETYNDPFIRKIRYELKQRGFKKKFKVVFSSENPNCLEKGSFEAVTGSFGFMMASLAVKKILNSKK, encoded by the coding sequence ATGCAAAGATATGACCGTACCTTAAAACTTTTTGGAGAAGAAAACTTCAAAAAATTTCAAAATACAAAACTTATTCTTCTAGGAGTTGGAGGAGTTGGAAGTTTTGCTTTAGATTCCTTATATAATACAGGAATTACAAATATTACAATTGTTGATTTTGATACCTATGAAGAATCAAATATGAATAGACAACTAGGAAGCCATGGAAATATTGGAAAAGTAAAAGTTGATTCTTTAAAAGAAAAATATCCAGAGGTTACAGCTATAAATGAAAAAATCACTCCTGAATGGATTGATAATTTTGATTTTTCACAATACGATTTAATTTTAGATGCTATAGATGACATTAAACCTAAAGTTCACCTTATACAAAAATATTACACTAAAGTGATTACAACAAGTGGTAGTGCAAAAAGACTAGACCCTAGTAAAATAGAGTATAAATCAATTTGGGAAACTTATAATGATCCATTTATTAGGAAAATAAGATATGAATTAAAACAAAGAGGTTTTAAGAAAAAATTTAAAGTTGTTTTCTCAAGTGAGAATCCAAACTGTCTAGAAAAGGGAAGTTTTGAAGCAGTTACAGGTTCATTTGGATTTATGATGGCTTCACTTGCAGTAAAAAAGATATTAAACAGTAAAAAGTAA
- the greA gene encoding transcription elongation factor GreA yields the protein MDKEPMTRVGYEKITNELDFLKSKERPETVIALDEARQLGDLKENAEYHAAKDKLALIDSQIRELGSIISKAVIIDPESLPHDKVSFGSTVELVDVDTEEEFTYAIVGGVESNADNGMISFNSPLAKQLLGKEEGDEVTATLPGGQKTFEVLSVSYQELKL from the coding sequence ATGGATAAAGAGCCAATGACACGAGTAGGATATGAAAAAATTACAAATGAATTAGATTTTTTGAAAAGTAAAGAAAGACCTGAAACTGTAATTGCACTTGATGAAGCAAGACAACTTGGTGACTTAAAAGAGAATGCAGAATATCATGCTGCAAAAGATAAGTTAGCTTTAATTGATTCTCAGATTAGAGAATTAGGTTCAATTATTTCAAAAGCTGTGATTATAGATCCTGAAAGTTTACCTCATGATAAAGTAAGTTTTGGATCAACAGTTGAATTAGTTGATGTAGATACAGAAGAAGAGTTTACCTATGCAATTGTTGGTGGAGTTGAGTCAAATGCAGATAATGGAATGATATCTTTTAATTCCCCTTTAGCAAAACAATTATTAGGTAAAGAGGAGGGTGATGAAGTAACTGCAACATTACCTGGTGGTCAAAAAACTTTTGAAGTGTTAAGTGTATCTTATCAGGAGTTAAAATTATAA
- the argC gene encoding N-acetyl-gamma-glutamyl-phosphate reductase — protein MNVAIIGASGYTGLELIKILINHPKFDITYIANSTGEQNVQELHPCLKDVVNAEVQKADAKEVSKVADLAFLALPHKTSMSFAKELLELGVKVVDLSADYRLELETYEKHYCPHEDKEHIKDSVYGLPEYYKDELKGASLVANPGCFPTAALLALLPFIDYIDTNAQIFIDAKTGMSGAGKGLKEVTHFGHLNENCHAYNPFKHRHMPEIEEKVKLLKNVDCQINFVPHLLPITRGMLVSVFATLKDDVDVEKILEDSYKNSKFVRVRKEVVDLKSTAGTNFCDIFVAKNGKALFVNSSIDNLLRGASSQAVVNANLMCGFEEDEGIPKIAYVP, from the coding sequence ATGAATGTAGCAATAATTGGAGCAAGTGGTTATACAGGTTTAGAGTTAATAAAAATATTAATTAATCATCCAAAATTTGATATTACTTATATAGCAAACTCTACAGGTGAACAAAATGTTCAAGAACTTCATCCTTGTTTAAAAGATGTAGTAAATGCAGAGGTTCAAAAAGCAGATGCAAAAGAGGTTAGCAAAGTTGCCGATTTAGCATTTTTAGCACTACCTCACAAAACTTCAATGTCTTTTGCTAAAGAGCTTTTAGAGTTAGGTGTAAAAGTTGTTGATTTAAGTGCAGATTATAGACTTGAACTTGAAACTTATGAAAAACATTATTGTCCACATGAAGATAAAGAGCATATAAAAGATTCAGTATATGGATTACCTGAATATTATAAAGATGAGTTAAAAGGTGCAAGTTTAGTAGCAAATCCTGGATGTTTTCCAACAGCAGCACTATTAGCACTTTTACCTTTTATAGATTATATTGATACAAATGCACAAATTTTTATTGATGCAAAAACAGGTATGAGTGGAGCAGGTAAAGGTTTAAAAGAGGTTACTCATTTTGGACATTTAAATGAAAACTGTCATGCTTATAATCCTTTTAAACACAGACATATGCCAGAGATTGAAGAGAAGGTAAAACTTCTTAAAAATGTAGATTGTCAAATCAATTTTGTTCCTCATCTTTTACCAATTACAAGAGGTATGTTAGTTTCTGTATTTGCTACTCTTAAAGATGATGTTGATGTTGAAAAAATATTAGAAGATAGTTATAAAAATTCAAAATTTGTAAGAGTTAGAAAAGAAGTAGTAGATTTAAAATCAACTGCAGGAACAAATTTTTGTGATATTTTTGTAGCAAAAAATGGTAAAGCATTGTTTGTTAATTCTTCAATTGACAATTTATTAAGAGGTGCTTCTTCTCAAGCAGTTGTAAATGCAAATTTAATGTGTGGATTTGAAGAAGATGAAGGGATTCCTAAAATAGCCTATGTACCTTAA
- a CDS encoding UDP-2,3-diacylglucosamine diphosphatase: MYLNIKDDAIFVADAHYNEKKTQLLTFLKKLDSGEIRTSQLFLMGDMFDFISGESEYFVNRNNDLIELINKLSKIIEIVYLEGNHDYNMNMLFPQVLVIKRENQPIVAEYKEKTVEIAHGDIFTPWHYNLYCKIIRNHSLLVFLNMLDFNYFISKKIYYTLIKKEICFKMKNFDEFAKRRLLNYKSDIVIEGHFHQGKTFEDKQLYVNVPSLCCEDSYFRLNKVFTRENL; the protein is encoded by the coding sequence ATGTACCTTAATATAAAAGATGATGCTATTTTTGTAGCAGATGCTCATTATAATGAAAAAAAGACACAATTATTAACTTTTTTAAAAAAGTTAGATTCCGGAGAGATCCGCACATCTCAACTTTTTTTAATGGGTGATATGTTTGATTTTATTTCAGGTGAAAGTGAGTATTTTGTAAATAGAAATAATGATTTAATTGAATTAATAAACAAACTTTCAAAAATAATTGAAATAGTTTACTTAGAGGGAAATCATGATTATAATATGAATATGCTTTTTCCTCAAGTATTAGTAATAAAACGAGAAAATCAACCAATAGTTGCCGAATATAAAGAAAAAACTGTTGAGATAGCACATGGAGATATTTTTACCCCATGGCATTATAATTTGTATTGTAAAATTATAAGAAATCATTCTTTATTGGTTTTTTTAAATATGCTTGATTTTAACTATTTTATTTCAAAAAAAATATATTACACACTTATTAAGAAAGAGATTTGTTTTAAAATGAAAAATTTTGATGAGTTTGCAAAAAGAAGATTATTAAATTATAAAAGTGATATTGTAATTGAAGGACATTTTCATCAAGGGAAAACCTTTGAGGATAAGCAATTATATGTAAATGTTCCATCGTTATGTTGTGAAGATAGTTATTTTAGACTAAATAAAGTTTTTACAAGGGAAAATTTATGA